Proteins from one Chroococcidiopsis sp. CCMEE 29 genomic window:
- a CDS encoding ABC transporter permease: MNFSDFFLVRYAPEILQETFTHLLLVGISIGIAILISIPLGILITRQAKLRQPILGIANVLQTIPSLALFGFLISVPLIGGIGARTAIIALTLYSFLPIIRNTYTGITGIDPAIREAGRGMGMTDQQLLFQVEIPLALSTILAGVRVATVIAIGIATIAAAIGAGGLGVFVFRGIAMVNNQLILAGAIPAAVLAILADWGISWLEHRLTRRGEKREK, from the coding sequence ATGAATTTCAGTGATTTCTTTCTTGTGAGATATGCTCCTGAAATCCTACAGGAAACTTTCACACACTTACTCTTGGTGGGGATTTCCATTGGCATCGCTATACTGATCAGCATTCCCCTGGGCATCCTAATCACCCGCCAAGCAAAGCTACGCCAACCGATCTTGGGCATTGCGAATGTCTTACAAACAATTCCTAGTCTGGCGCTATTTGGCTTTCTGATTTCTGTGCCGCTAATTGGTGGGATTGGGGCGCGTACTGCTATTATTGCCCTCACCTTGTATTCCTTCTTACCTATCATCCGCAATACCTACACTGGCATTACAGGCATTGATCCAGCCATCCGCGAAGCTGGACGGGGAATGGGAATGACTGACCAACAGCTACTATTTCAAGTCGAGATTCCACTAGCATTAAGCACGATCTTGGCTGGGGTGCGGGTAGCGACAGTGATTGCAATTGGGATTGCTACCATTGCTGCTGCGATCGGGGCAGGTGGTTTAGGAGTATTTGTTTTCCGGGGAATTGCGATGGTAAATAATCAGCTGATCCTGGCTGGGGCAATTCCAGCGGCGGTGTTAGCGATATTGGCAGATTGGGGAATTAGTTGGCTAGAACATCGTCTGACACGCAGAGGAGAGAAAAGGGAGAAGTAA
- a CDS encoding DNA polymerase III subunit alpha, with the protein MSFVGLHIHSDYSLLDGASQLPALVERAVELGMKAIAITDHGVMYGAIELIKICRSKNIKPIIGNEMYVINGDIEENKRRPRYHQVVLAKNTKGYKNLVKLTTISHLKGVQGKGIFSRPCVNKELLAEYHEGLIVTSACLGGEVPQAILKGRPDVARKVAQWYKDVFGEDYYLEIQDHGSPEDRIVNVEIIKIARELGIKFVATNDSHFISCYDVEAHDALLCIQTGKLIIEDKRMRYSGTEYLKSAEEMMQLFRDHLPDQVIQEAITTTLEVADKVEPYHIMGEPRIPNYPVPAGHTADTYLEQVAWEGLLQRLNRKSRAEIEPIYKERLDYELKMMQQMGFSTYFLVVWDYIKYARDSGIPVGPGRGSAAGSLVAYALKITNIDPVHHGLLFERFLNPERKSMPDIDTDFCIEKRDEVIDYVTRKYGKERVAQIITFNRLTSKAVLKDVARVLNIPYGEADRMAKLIPVVRGKPTKLAVMISDATPAPEFKEKYENDPNVRHWLDMAIRIEGTNKTFGVHAAGVVISSEPLDEIVPLQKNNDGSVITQYFMEDLESLGLLKMDFLGLRNLTLIQKTVDLIKQTQNMSLDPDQLPLQERKAQKILAKGEVNTIPKDVKKTYEILEAGDLEGIFQLESSGMRQIVRDLKPSCIEDISSILALYRPGPLDAGLIPQFINRKHGREKIEYQHPLLEPILEPTYGTLCFQEQIMRMAQDLAGYSLGQADLLRRAMGKKKASEMQKQREIFINGATKNGIKSKLAEELFEQMVKFAEYCFNQSHSMAYGYVTYQTAYLKANYPVEYMAALLTANSGDTDKVQKYISTCMGMNIQIEPPDINRSGVDFTPSEGKILFGLSAVRNLGQAAIACILAARNEGGEFKSLADLCDRVDLRAVNRRALDALIHCGAFDKIQLNRHQLVKDLELVFDWAQSRARDRASGQVNLFDWGSMTTSNKTSTGFESAPKAPVVDDFPPSEKLRREKELLGFYVSDHPLKSVRQSAKILAPINLSDLSDQRDDTLLCGVVMLSNVKQVTTKKGDRMAIVQIEDLTGQTEAVVFPKAYERFGSLLVVDTRMIIWGKVDRRDEQIQLIVEDAEPIETVQMVMVELTPQQAGMIEEQHRLRTILQEQVGEKEKANVPVVAIISSPNRRQLVRFGRQFWVQDGKTTVEALKSARFPASVQPLVSQV; encoded by the coding sequence ATGTCTTTCGTCGGTTTACACATTCATAGCGATTACAGCCTACTCGATGGTGCTAGTCAGCTACCAGCACTGGTAGAGCGAGCGGTTGAGTTAGGGATGAAAGCGATCGCCATCACCGATCACGGTGTCATGTATGGTGCGATTGAGTTAATTAAAATCTGCCGTAGTAAAAACATTAAGCCAATTATTGGCAACGAAATGTATGTAATTAATGGTGATATTGAAGAAAATAAACGCCGTCCTAGATATCATCAAGTTGTTTTAGCTAAAAATACAAAAGGTTATAAAAATTTAGTAAAATTAACAACAATTTCTCACCTTAAAGGGGTGCAAGGTAAAGGGATCTTTTCCCGTCCCTGTGTAAATAAGGAACTACTTGCTGAGTATCATGAAGGATTAATAGTTACTAGTGCCTGTTTAGGAGGAGAAGTACCACAGGCAATTCTCAAAGGTAGACCGGATGTTGCCCGTAAAGTAGCCCAGTGGTATAAAGATGTATTTGGTGAAGACTACTATTTAGAAATTCAAGACCACGGTTCCCCAGAAGACCGGATTGTTAACGTTGAAATTATTAAAATTGCGCGTGAGCTAGGAATTAAATTTGTTGCAACGAATGATTCACATTTTATTTCTTGCTACGACGTTGAAGCGCATGATGCACTACTATGCATTCAAACGGGGAAGTTGATTATTGAAGATAAGCGGATGCGCTATAGCGGTACTGAATATCTCAAGTCAGCTGAGGAAATGATGCAGCTGTTTCGAGATCATTTGCCAGATCAGGTGATTCAGGAGGCGATCACCACCACCTTAGAAGTTGCAGATAAAGTTGAGCCTTACCACATCATGGGTGAGCCTCGCATTCCCAATTACCCTGTTCCCGCTGGACACACAGCTGATACCTATCTAGAACAGGTAGCCTGGGAAGGACTATTACAACGCCTCAATCGCAAATCCCGTGCTGAAATTGAGCCAATCTACAAAGAACGGCTGGATTATGAGCTGAAAATGATGCAGCAGATGGGATTTTCAACTTATTTTTTAGTAGTTTGGGACTATATTAAATATGCCAGAGATAGTGGTATACCAGTTGGTCCTGGTAGGGGTTCAGCAGCTGGTTCTTTAGTCGCCTATGCTTTAAAAATTACTAACATTGACCCGGTACATCACGGGCTATTATTTGAACGATTTCTCAACCCAGAACGGAAATCGATGCCTGATATTGACACAGATTTCTGCATTGAAAAACGAGATGAAGTTATTGATTACGTTACTCGCAAGTACGGTAAAGAGAGAGTTGCACAAATTATTACGTTTAACCGTCTGACATCTAAGGCTGTATTGAAAGATGTCGCTAGAGTGTTGAACATTCCTTATGGGGAAGCCGATCGCATGGCGAAGTTAATTCCTGTCGTGCGAGGTAAGCCTACCAAACTTGCAGTGATGATTTCAGATGCTACACCAGCACCCGAATTTAAAGAAAAATACGAAAATGACCCGAATGTTCGTCATTGGCTGGATATGGCAATACGAATTGAAGGGACAAACAAAACTTTTGGGGTACACGCAGCTGGAGTAGTAATTTCATCTGAACCGCTGGATGAAATCGTGCCATTGCAGAAAAATAATGATGGTTCTGTGATTACACAGTATTTCATGGAAGATCTAGAATCGCTGGGACTGTTAAAAATGGACTTTTTAGGGTTGAGAAACTTAACTCTAATCCAGAAAACAGTTGATTTAATTAAACAGACGCAAAATATGAGCCTCGATCCGGATCAGTTGCCATTGCAGGAAAGAAAAGCTCAAAAAATATTAGCTAAGGGTGAGGTAAATACAATACCAAAAGATGTTAAAAAAACTTATGAAATTTTAGAAGCAGGTGACTTAGAAGGCATATTTCAGTTGGAATCTTCTGGAATGCGTCAAATAGTGCGAGACTTGAAGCCTTCTTGTATAGAAGATATTTCTTCAATTCTGGCACTTTATCGACCAGGACCATTGGATGCAGGTTTAATTCCCCAATTTATTAACCGTAAGCATGGCAGAGAGAAGATAGAGTATCAACATCCATTGCTAGAGCCAATTTTGGAGCCAACCTATGGAACTCTATGCTTTCAAGAACAAATAATGAGGATGGCTCAGGATTTGGCTGGTTACTCGTTAGGGCAAGCTGATTTACTGCGCCGCGCTATGGGCAAAAAAAAGGCTTCAGAAATGCAGAAGCAGCGGGAAATATTCATCAATGGCGCAACTAAAAATGGCATTAAATCTAAACTTGCTGAAGAATTATTCGAGCAAATGGTGAAGTTCGCTGAATACTGTTTTAATCAGTCCCATTCAATGGCTTATGGTTATGTGACTTATCAAACTGCATATTTGAAGGCAAATTATCCGGTTGAATACATGGCGGCGCTGTTAACAGCTAACAGTGGTGATACGGACAAGGTGCAGAAATATATTTCTACCTGTATGGGTATGAATATCCAGATCGAGCCACCGGATATTAATCGCTCTGGGGTAGATTTTACGCCGTCGGAAGGTAAGATTTTGTTTGGGCTATCAGCTGTGCGAAATCTGGGACAAGCAGCGATCGCCTGTATTTTGGCAGCCCGAAACGAGGGAGGCGAGTTTAAATCATTGGCTGATTTATGCGATCGCGTCGATCTGCGTGCTGTCAACCGTCGCGCCTTGGATGCTTTGATCCACTGCGGTGCTTTTGACAAAATTCAGCTCAACCGCCACCAGTTAGTCAAGGATCTTGAACTGGTGTTTGACTGGGCGCAATCCCGTGCTAGAGATCGAGCTAGCGGTCAGGTCAATTTATTTGACTGGGGTAGCATGACAACCAGTAATAAAACCAGCACTGGCTTTGAATCTGCTCCCAAAGCTCCAGTTGTGGATGATTTTCCACCATCAGAAAAGTTGCGGCGGGAAAAAGAACTACTGGGTTTTTATGTTTCCGACCATCCACTCAAGTCGGTACGACAATCAGCGAAAATTCTAGCTCCAATTAACCTCAGCGATTTGAGCGATCAACGAGATGATACCCTGTTGTGCGGGGTTGTGATGCTGAGTAACGTTAAACAGGTGACGACGAAAAAAGGCGATCGCATGGCGATCGTGCAAATTGAAGATTTGACTGGGCAAACAGAAGCCGTCGTCTTTCCTAAAGCCTATGAACGCTTTGGCTCCTTACTGGTTGTCGATACTCGAATGATTATTTGGGGCAAAGTAGATCGACGAGACGAACAAATTCAGCTAATTGTTGAGGATGCTGAGCCGATTGAGACGGTACAGATGGTGATGGTGGAACTAACCCCACAGCAGGCAGGCATGATTGAAGAGCAGCATCGCCTCAGAACGATTTTGCAAGAACAGGTAGGCGAGAAAGAAAAAGCCAACGTTCCAGTGGTAGCGATTATCTCATCACCCAATCGACGTCAACTCGTCCGCTTCGGTCGCCAATTTTGGGTACAAGATGGCAAAACAACTGTAGAAGCTCTCAAATCTGCTAGATTTCCTGCTAGTGTGCAGCCTCTAGTTAGTCAGGTTTGA
- a CDS encoding DUF6464 family protein — MLATLWILAVGLMPSLFSVWMMRRSEAQTQAKLRQAMSVTTRVRAQRLYTTPQLSDRYYLEGVGYLIGDISCRFNARSGYLRCAVNPQGPCQGCRHYQGKNRD, encoded by the coding sequence GTGCTAGCAACACTCTGGATTTTAGCTGTTGGACTGATGCCATCACTGTTTTCAGTGTGGATGATGCGCCGTAGCGAGGCTCAGACACAAGCTAAGTTGCGGCAAGCAATGTCAGTCACAACAAGGGTGAGGGCACAGAGGCTTTACACCACCCCACAATTAAGCGATCGCTACTACCTAGAAGGAGTTGGTTATCTGATTGGCGACATTAGCTGTCGGTTTAATGCCCGGTCGGGATATTTGCGTTGTGCAGTCAACCCCCAGGGACCATGTCAAGGTTGTCGCCATTATCAGGGAAAAAATAGAGATTAA
- a CDS encoding Uma2 family endonuclease, with translation MQLQLNQIDIQPGQRVLLRDISWDDFEQLLSERGDECGSRIAYYKGMLEIMVPLAGHESGKEIIGDLVKALLEELEIEFAPLGSTTFKRRVMASGVEPDACFYIQNEAAIRGKDRIDLNFDPPPDLAVEIDITSSSEIKKNSYEALGVPELWIYDGRSLQINMLQNRQYVETNQSQIFPNLPIVEVIPQYVAQSKVEGRNAAVKAFRAWVAEYL, from the coding sequence ATGCAACTCCAACTAAATCAGATAGACATTCAGCCAGGGCAGAGGGTTCTACTACGAGACATTAGCTGGGATGATTTTGAGCAGCTCCTTAGTGAAAGGGGTGATGAGTGTGGTTCTAGAATTGCCTACTACAAAGGAATGCTAGAAATTATGGTGCCGTTGGCAGGACATGAAAGTGGCAAGGAAATTATTGGAGATTTAGTGAAGGCTTTGCTGGAAGAACTAGAAATTGAGTTTGCTCCCCTAGGTTCCACCACTTTTAAACGCAGAGTTATGGCAAGCGGTGTAGAACCAGACGCTTGTTTTTACATCCAGAATGAAGCTGCTATTAGAGGCAAGGACAGAATAGACTTAAACTTTGACCCACCACCCGATCTAGCTGTTGAGATTGATATTACCAGCTCCTCAGAAATCAAAAAGAATAGTTATGAAGCATTAGGCGTTCCGGAACTTTGGATCTACGATGGGCGATCGCTACAAATTAATATGCTGCAAAATCGTCAATATGTTGAAACCAATCAAAGTCAAATTTTCCCTAACCTGCCAATTGTTGAAGTGATTCCCCAGTATGTTGCACAGAGTAAAGTAGAGGGAAGAAATGCAGCTGTTAAGGCGTTCCGGGCTTGGGTTGCTGAATATCTTTGA
- a CDS encoding ATP-binding cassette domain-containing protein, with protein MPQDSKVAVEFRHVTYSQNGRPLIAHLNFTIYRGEALVLLGRSGSGKTTTMKLINRLLTPTEGEVLFDGVSTVEWNPIKLRRQIGYVIQEIGLFPHFTIERNVGLVPALEGWKPKQIKTRVYELLQLVGLEPEQFAHRYPHELSGGQRQRVGVARALAADPPVLLMDEPFGALDPITRLEIQREFRRLQQQLGKTVIFVTHDIQEAFTLASRIGLMDTGRLVVLGTSEEFLSSSEPEARAFIQCLPTLEQIHNPLGKDGR; from the coding sequence ATGCCGCAGGATAGCAAAGTTGCTGTTGAATTCCGCCATGTCACCTATAGTCAGAACGGGCGACCTTTGATAGCGCATCTAAATTTCACCATTTACCGGGGAGAAGCACTCGTATTACTAGGTCGCAGTGGCAGTGGCAAGACGACGACTATGAAGTTAATCAACCGCTTGCTTACACCGACTGAAGGCGAAGTGCTATTTGATGGAGTGTCAACAGTAGAGTGGAACCCAATCAAACTGCGGCGGCAAATTGGCTATGTAATTCAAGAAATTGGCTTGTTTCCCCATTTCACGATTGAGCGTAATGTAGGTTTAGTCCCGGCGCTGGAAGGTTGGAAACCTAAACAGATTAAAACGCGGGTGTATGAACTTTTACAGCTAGTTGGTTTAGAACCAGAACAATTCGCCCACCGCTATCCCCACGAACTCTCTGGAGGGCAACGGCAGCGAGTCGGTGTGGCGCGAGCACTGGCAGCTGATCCACCAGTGTTGTTGATGGATGAACCATTTGGCGCACTTGACCCAATCACCCGCCTGGAAATTCAACGCGAGTTTCGCCGTTTACAACAACAGCTGGGTAAGACTGTAATCTTTGTTACCCATGATATTCAGGAAGCTTTTACCCTCGCATCCAGAATCGGTCTGATGGACACAGGACGCTTAGTGGTGTTGGGAACATCGGAGGAATTCTTAAGTTCGTCAGAACCAGAGGCGCGTGCCTTTATCCAATGCCTGCCAACGCTCGAACAAATCCACAATCCACTTGGGAAGGACGGGCGATGA
- a CDS encoding PEP-CTERM sorting domain-containing protein — protein MTISYQKFVIATTGVVLSLATIGDNSVQAAVLSEIPLSAVTARFNFSIGGPFPGVKGCPPEEYLCTSAGFDAIVSDAPQLDPNLRLTNFSVKALYDNYIGGSVPPNAPPGFPETYPVSILNAFAAPGWQVAEINPSSLSFQSLTPENGIAPGDFLRGFEVALETSRPSIQRAVFLEVTSVSSTPVPEPSTILGLGMALGFGALFKREYLRNQQKAK, from the coding sequence ATGACGATCTCGTACCAGAAATTTGTAATAGCCACCACTGGTGTTGTCCTGAGCCTGGCTACTATAGGTGATAACTCTGTACAAGCAGCAGTTTTATCTGAAATTCCCCTAAGTGCTGTCACAGCCAGATTTAATTTCTCTATTGGCGGTCCTTTCCCAGGTGTAAAAGGTTGCCCTCCAGAGGAATATCTTTGTACGTCGGCAGGATTTGATGCGATCGTCTCTGATGCACCGCAATTAGATCCAAATTTAAGGTTAACAAATTTTAGCGTTAAAGCTCTTTATGACAACTATATAGGAGGCAGTGTACCCCCCAACGCACCCCCCGGCTTTCCTGAAACCTATCCTGTCTCTATTCTTAACGCATTCGCAGCACCTGGGTGGCAAGTAGCGGAAATCAACCCGAGCTCATTAAGCTTTCAGTCTCTCACACCTGAAAATGGCATCGCACCTGGAGACTTCCTTAGAGGCTTTGAAGTTGCACTAGAGACTTCTCGTCCCAGTATTCAAAGAGCGGTATTTTTAGAGGTGACTTCAGTCTCTTCTACTCCAGTCCCCGAACCCTCGACCATCCTTGGGTTAGGCATGGCTCTGGGGTTTGGAGCATTGTTTAAACGAGAGTATTTAAGAAACCAGCAGAAAGCAAAATAA
- a CDS encoding type II toxin-antitoxin system HicB family antitoxin, which translates to MNSHYTVIIQWSDEDQCFVVSLPEWGEFCHTHEDTYEEALKNAQEVLELLIESALENSEPLPEPKTLWQSFQVV; encoded by the coding sequence ATGAATTCTCACTACACCGTAATCATTCAGTGGTCTGACGAAGATCAGTGTTTTGTTGTCAGTCTTCCTGAATGGGGAGAGTTCTGTCATACCCACGAAGATACTTATGAAGAGGCTCTTAAAAACGCTCAGGAAGTCTTAGAATTGCTAATTGAGTCAGCCTTGGAAAACAGTGAGCCTTTGCCAGAACCTAAAACTTTATGGCAGTCATTTCAAGTTGTATAG
- a CDS encoding peptidase E: MTKNSLPKQIIAMGGGGFSMEPDNLLLDEYILRQANQEKPKVCFVPTASGDAEDYIDRFYASFAQLPCTPSHLSLFKPPTADLKSFLLEQNIIYVGGGNTKNLIALWKEWGLDFIVREAWENGIILSGLSAGSICWFEAGVTDSIPGKLTVLQCLGLLKGSNCPHYDGETERKPAYHRLLSQGLISEGYAVDDGVALHFLGNRLEKIVSSRPNAKAYKLEKISDKVKETPLEDV; this comes from the coding sequence ATGACAAAAAATTCGCTTCCCAAACAAATCATTGCTATGGGCGGTGGCGGCTTCTCGATGGAACCTGACAACCTCTTGCTCGATGAATATATTCTTAGACAAGCGAACCAGGAAAAACCAAAAGTCTGTTTCGTTCCCACAGCCAGTGGTGATGCTGAAGATTACATCGACCGATTTTACGCCTCATTTGCCCAACTACCCTGTACGCCATCTCATCTCTCACTCTTCAAACCACCAACGGCTGATCTCAAGTCTTTCTTGCTGGAACAGAACATTATCTATGTCGGCGGCGGAAACACAAAGAACTTGATTGCTCTCTGGAAAGAGTGGGGACTTGACTTTATTGTTAGAGAAGCGTGGGAAAATGGAATTATCCTCTCCGGCTTAAGTGCAGGTTCTATTTGTTGGTTTGAAGCAGGCGTAACAGACTCTATTCCTGGAAAATTGACTGTATTACAATGCCTAGGGCTTCTCAAAGGTAGCAACTGCCCTCATTATGATGGAGAAACAGAAAGAAAGCCTGCCTACCATCGGCTCTTATCTCAGGGGCTAATTAGTGAAGGGTATGCCGTAGATGATGGGGTGGCGCTACATTTCCTTGGCAATCGACTAGAGAAAATTGTTAGTTCTCGTCCGAATGCCAAAGCTTATAAACTGGAAAAAATCAGTGATAAAGTCAAAGAAACTCCCTTAGAGGATGTTTGA
- a CDS encoding IS5 family transposase encodes MSKAYPSNLTLAQYELLSDLIPEPKPGGRPREAKMWAVLNAIFYVLVEGVRWRSLPSDFPAWQTVYTYFRNWRLDGTWLRIHERLRQWMRVAQERQPSPSEAIIDSQSVKSAAMVSKAVGFDAGKLTKGRKRFLTVDTLGLVLRVLVSAANVGEREGGKQVLKRVKKMAPAVSRLHTIWVDAGFDGEPFMQWVMNVCRWIVQVVLRPEQTKGFVLLKKRWVVERTFGWLMGCRRLVRDYELLPQTSETFIYLAMIRIMVRRLA; translated from the coding sequence ATGAGTAAAGCTTACCCTAGTAATCTGACTCTTGCCCAGTATGAATTGCTCAGTGACCTGATTCCAGAACCAAAACCTGGTGGTCGTCCCCGTGAAGCCAAGATGTGGGCAGTTCTCAACGCTATATTTTATGTTCTAGTGGAGGGGGTGCGCTGGCGATCTTTACCGAGTGACTTCCCAGCATGGCAAACAGTGTACACATACTTTCGCAACTGGCGTCTTGATGGAACTTGGCTCAGGATACATGAGCGTCTGCGGCAGTGGATGAGAGTGGCTCAGGAGCGACAACCAAGCCCATCCGAAGCAATCATTGACAGTCAAAGTGTCAAAAGCGCGGCAATGGTCAGCAAGGCAGTCGGCTTTGATGCAGGTAAATTAACTAAGGGACGCAAACGGTTTTTGACAGTGGATACGTTGGGCTTAGTGCTGCGAGTGTTAGTGAGTGCGGCGAACGTTGGAGAGCGTGAGGGCGGCAAACAAGTACTCAAGCGAGTTAAAAAGATGGCTCCAGCAGTGTCTCGTCTGCATACAATTTGGGTTGATGCAGGCTTTGACGGTGAGCCATTCATGCAATGGGTGATGAACGTTTGTCGTTGGATTGTGCAGGTAGTGCTGCGACCAGAACAAACCAAAGGGTTCGTGTTGTTGAAAAAGCGGTGGGTAGTGGAGCGAACTTTTGGCTGGCTAATGGGCTGTCGCCGATTGGTCAGAGACTATGAGTTATTGCCCCAAACATCGGAGACATTTATCTACCTTGCCATGATCCGGATCATGGTGAGGCGACTGGCATAA
- a CDS encoding alpha/beta fold hydrolase, with protein sequence MLKKLLLRWLLGIGVVVAIAYLAACLYLFLQQTRFIFFPSSAIEITPEFFNLRYQEVWLPVKTDSGKVERMHGWWIPAAKANAKVLLYLHGNGVNIGANAAHAHRFHQMGFSVLLIDYRGYGLSEGNFPTETAVYQDAVAAWDYLVNQLQINPSQIFIYGHSLGGAIAIDLALQHPEAAGLIVESSFTSIREIVDRQGLYRIFPVDLLLHQRFDSISKVRSLQMPVLFIHGTADWQVPAVMSQELYEAAPEPKQLVLIPGAGHNNTAEMAGYKYFQVVQNFVQQVESRKVAGS encoded by the coding sequence ATGTTAAAGAAATTGCTGTTGCGGTGGCTGCTGGGTATTGGGGTGGTGGTAGCGATCGCCTATCTAGCTGCCTGTCTATATCTTTTTCTCCAGCAGACTCGGTTTATCTTCTTTCCATCGTCTGCCATTGAAATCACACCAGAGTTTTTTAATCTTCGCTATCAAGAGGTGTGGTTGCCTGTAAAAACTGACTCAGGCAAGGTAGAACGAATGCATGGCTGGTGGATTCCAGCAGCGAAAGCCAATGCAAAGGTGCTGCTGTATTTGCACGGCAACGGCGTTAATATTGGCGCGAATGCTGCTCATGCTCATCGATTTCACCAAATGGGCTTTTCGGTGCTACTGATAGACTATCGGGGTTATGGTCTAAGTGAGGGCAACTTTCCAACTGAAACAGCGGTGTATCAGGATGCGGTAGCTGCCTGGGATTATTTGGTGAACCAGCTACAGATTAATCCTAGCCAGATTTTTATCTATGGACATTCTTTGGGTGGAGCGATCGCGATTGACTTAGCTTTACAACATCCAGAAGCAGCGGGATTAATTGTGGAAAGTTCTTTTACCTCAATCCGGGAGATAGTAGATCGTCAGGGCTTGTATCGAATTTTCCCGGTAGATTTACTTTTGCATCAACGGTTTGACTCGATTAGTAAAGTGAGATCGCTACAAATGCCAGTTTTATTTATTCACGGCACCGCTGATTGGCAGGTGCCAGCTGTTATGAGTCAAGAACTGTATGAAGCTGCGCCTGAACCGAAACAACTGGTGCTGATTCCAGGCGCTGGACATAACAATACAGCAGAGATGGCAGGTTACAAGTACTTCCAAGTGGTGCAAAATTTCGTCCAACAGGTGGAAAGCCGAAAAGTGGCAGGAAGTTAG
- the gatA gene encoding Asp-tRNA(Asn)/Glu-tRNA(Gln) amidotransferase subunit GatA yields MASIRELHHQLVSKERSAVEITQAALKRIEAIEPKLHSFLCVTADRALSQAQTVDAKIAAGEEIGLLAGIPIGIKDNMCTKGIPTTCASRILENFVPPYESTVTQKLAGAGAVMVGKTNLDEFAMGSSTENSAYQVTANPWDVSRVPGGSSGGSAAAVAAEECTVAIGSDTGGSIRLPASFCGVVGMKPTYGLVSRFGLVAFASSLDQIGPFGRTVEDAAILLGAIAGYDPQDSTSLNVEIPDYTQSLKPDLKSMRIGVIKETFGEGLDSEVEQAVTKAIEQLKSLGAEIQEISCPRFRYGLPAYYIIAPSEASANLARYDGVKYGFRAPDPENLLDMYARTRASGFGAEVKRRIMVGTYTLSAGYYDAYYLKAQKVRTLIKQDFETAFEQVDVLVCPTVPSTAFKAGEKTDDPLSMYLTDLMTITVNLAGLPGLSLPCGFDRQGLPIGLQLIGNALREDQLFQVAYAYEQSTDWHQRSPQLN; encoded by the coding sequence ATGGCATCTATCCGTGAGTTGCACCACCAGCTGGTTAGCAAAGAACGCTCTGCGGTTGAAATTACCCAAGCAGCCTTAAAGCGCATTGAAGCGATAGAACCGAAACTGCATAGCTTCTTGTGTGTGACGGCAGATCGGGCCTTGTCACAAGCACAGACAGTGGATGCCAAAATTGCCGCTGGGGAAGAAATTGGGCTGCTAGCTGGAATTCCCATCGGCATCAAGGACAATATGTGTACCAAGGGGATTCCCACAACTTGCGCCTCAAGAATTTTGGAAAATTTTGTGCCGCCTTATGAATCAACCGTGACACAAAAACTGGCTGGTGCTGGCGCGGTGATGGTAGGCAAAACGAATCTAGATGAGTTTGCAATGGGAAGTTCCACAGAGAACTCAGCTTATCAAGTCACGGCTAATCCTTGGGATGTGTCCCGGGTACCGGGCGGTTCTTCGGGTGGTTCGGCGGCAGCGGTGGCGGCAGAAGAGTGTACAGTTGCTATTGGTTCTGACACGGGTGGCTCTATCCGTCTACCTGCCTCTTTCTGTGGCGTGGTAGGAATGAAACCAACTTATGGGTTAGTTTCGCGGTTTGGGTTAGTGGCTTTTGCTTCTTCTTTGGATCAAATTGGTCCCTTTGGACGCACAGTAGAAGATGCAGCAATATTGCTGGGTGCGATCGCAGGTTACGATCCCCAAGATTCAACCAGTCTCAATGTCGAAATTCCCGACTACACCCAATCGTTAAAACCCGATCTCAAATCAATGAGGATCGGCGTGATTAAAGAAACTTTTGGTGAAGGATTAGATTCTGAGGTTGAACAGGCTGTTACCAAGGCGATTGAGCAGCTAAAGAGTTTAGGGGCCGAAATTCAAGAAATATCCTGCCCACGATTCCGCTACGGCTTGCCTGCTTATTACATCATCGCTCCCTCAGAGGCTTCTGCCAACTTGGCTCGCTATGACGGCGTCAAGTATGGCTTCCGCGCTCCAGATCCTGAGAATCTACTAGATATGTATGCTCGTACTCGTGCTAGTGGTTTTGGTGCAGAAGTCAAACGCCGGATTATGGTAGGAACTTATACGCTATCTGCTGGATACTACGATGCTTACTATCTCAAAGCCCAAAAAGTCCGGACTTTGATTAAGCAAGACTTTGAAACAGCCTTTGAGCAAGTCGATGTGTTAGTTTGTCCGACTGTCCCCTCTACAGCGTTTAAGGCTGGGGAAAAAACAGACGATCCACTCAGCATGTATTTAACAGACTTGATGACGATTACAGTTAATCTTGCTGGTTTACCAGGTTTGAGTTTACCCTGTGGCTTTGATCGACAAGGCTTGCCAATTGGGTTGCAGTTAATTGGTAATGCGTTGCGAGAAGATCAGCTGTTTCAAGTTGCTTATGCCTATGAGCAGTCCACTGATTGGCATCAGCGATCGCCTCAGTTGAATTAA